The following coding sequences are from one Equus przewalskii isolate Varuska chromosome 23, EquPr2, whole genome shotgun sequence window:
- the DYRK3 gene encoding dual specificity tyrosine-phosphorylation-regulated kinase 3 has protein sequence MGGTARGPGRKDAGPSGAGLPPQQRRLGDGVCDTFMMIDETKCPPCSNVLCNPSEPPPPRRPNITAEQLTRDHTQRLLNGGEMKVEQLFQEFGTRRSATFQSDGISDPEKCSPPVSQGKSSDSLNTVKSSSLSKASKAVPLTPEQALKQYKHHLTAYEKLEIINYPEIYFVGPNAKKRHGVIGGPNNGGYDDADGAYIHVPRDHLAYRYEVLKIIGKGSFGQVARVYDHKLRQYVALKMVRNEKRFHRQAAEEIRILEHLKKQDKTGSMNVIHMLESFTFRNHVCMAFELLSIDLYELIKKNKFQGFSIQLVRKFAQSILQSLDALHKNKIIHCDLKPENILLKHHGRSATKVIDFGSSCFEYQKLYTYIQSRFYRAPEVILGSRYSTPIDIWSFGCILAELLTGQPLFPGEDEGDQLACMMELLGMPPAKLLEQSKRVKYFINSKGLPRYCSVTTQADGRVVLVGGRSRRGKKRGPPGSKDWVTALKGCDDYLFIEFLKRCLHWDPSARLTPAQALRHPWISKSAPRPPTIEKVSGKRVVNPTNAFQGLGSKLPPVVGIANKLKANLMSESHGGIPLCSVLPKLMG, from the exons ATGGGAGGCACGGCTCGCGGGCCCGGGAGGAAGGATGCGGGACCGTCCGGAGCCGGACTCCCGCCTCAGCAGCGGAG GTTGGGGGATGGTGTCTGTGATACCTTCATGATGATAGATGAAACCAAGTGCCCCCCCTGTTCGAATGTACTCTGCAATCCCTCTGAGCCACCTCCACCCAGAAGACCAAAT atCACCGCTGAGCAGTTAACAAGAGATCATACTCAGCGCCTTCTGAATGGAGGTGAGATGAAGGTAGAACAGCTGTTTCAAGAATTTGGCACCAGGAGATCTGCTACTTTCCAGTCAGATGGCATCAGCGACCCTGAAAAATGCTCTCCTCCCGTGTCTCAGGGTAAAAGCTCAGATAGTTTGAATACGGTCAAGTCCAGCAGTTTGTCGAAAGCATCGAAAGCGGTGCCTCTGACTCCAGAACAGGCCCTGAAGCAGTATAAGCACCACCTCACTGCTTATGAGAAGCTGGAGATCATCAATTACCCAGAAATTTACTTTGTGGGTCCAAATGCCAAAAAAAGACACGGAGTTATCGGTGGTCCCAATAATGGGGGCTATGATGATGCAGATGGGGCCTATATTCATGTACCTCGAGACCATCTAGCTTATAGATATGAGGTGCTGAAAATTATTGGCAAGGGGAGTTTTGGGCAAGTAGCCCGGGTCTATGATCACAAACTTCGACAGTACGTGGCCCTAAAGATGGTGCGCAATGAAAAGCGCTTCCATCGTCAAGCAGCTGAGGAGATCCGGATTTTGGAGCATCTTAAAAAACAGGATAAAACTGGTAGCATGAACGTTATCCACATGCTGGAAAGTTTCACATTCCGGAACCATGTTTGTATGGCCTTTGAATTGCTGAGCATAGATCTCTATgagctaattaaaaaaaacaagtttcAGGGTTTTAGCATCCAGCTAGTACGCAAGTTTGCTCAATCCATCTTGCAATCCTTGGATGCGCTCCACAAAAATAAGATCATTCACTGTGACCTGAAGCCAGAGAACATTCTCCTGAAACACCATGGGCGCAGCGCGACCAAGGTCATTGACTTTGGGTCCAGCTGTTTCGAGTACCAAAAGCTTTACACATATATCCAGTCCCGCTTCTACAGAGCTCCAGAGGTCATTTTGGGAAGCCGCTACAGCACACCTATTGACATATGGAGTTTTGGCTGCATCCTTGCAGAACTCTTAACAGGACAGCCTCTCTTCCCCGGAGAGGATGAAGGAGACCAGCTGGCCTGTATGATGGAGCTTCTAGGCATGCCACCAGCAAAACTTCTGGAGCAGTCCAAACGTGTCAAGTACTTCATTAACTCCAAGGGCCTACCTCGCTACTGTTCTGTGACTACTCAGGCAGATGGGAGGGTTGTGCTTGTGGGGGGTCGCTCACGAAGGGGTAAAAAGCGAGGTCCCCCAGGCAGCAAAGACTGGGTGACAGCACTGAAAGGGTGTGATGACTACTTGTTTATAGAGTTTTTGAAAAGGTGTCTTCACTGGGACCCCTCTGCCCGCCTGACCCCAGCTCAAGCGTTAAGACATCCTTGGATTAGCAAGTCTGCGCCCAGACCTCCGACCATTGAAAAGGTGTCAGGGAAACGGGTAGTAAATCCCACAAATGCTTTCCAGGGACTGGGTTCCAAGTTGCCTCCAGTTGTTGGAATAGCCAATAAGCTTAAAGCCAACTTAATGTCAGAAAGCCATGGTGGTATACCTCTGTGCAGTGTACTGCCAAAGCTGATGGGCTAG